The following are encoded together in the Parcubacteria group bacterium genome:
- the tpiA gene encoding triose-phosphate isomerase, whose translation MKYVIGNLKMNLISQAELERYFKAFKNEIKGKNFKNTGIVVCPPSVFLKEFMREIKSKKVAIGVQNIFCERCGSYTGEISSIMVKNIGAEYAIVGHSERRKYFGENNKMINLKIRSLVKERMTAIFCFGETLEERGAGRTSRIISSQVLEGLEGVNPSGLERIIFAYEPVWAVGTDSTPTSNGIMEVKIMIRKILAEKYGIKHSEKAKILYGGSVKEKILKQVCIDPGMDGVLVGRESLNPHEFLKIAEILNNF comes from the coding sequence ATGAAATATGTAATTGGAAATTTAAAGATGAACTTAATATCTCAAGCTGAACTTGAGAGGTATTTTAAGGCGTTTAAAAATGAAATAAAAGGCAAAAATTTTAAGAATACCGGAATAGTTGTCTGTCCGCCATCCGTTTTTCTAAAAGAATTTATGCGGGAAATAAAAAGCAAAAAAGTCGCAATTGGCGTTCAAAATATTTTTTGTGAAAGGTGCGGATCATACACAGGAGAAATTTCTTCGATTATGGTTAAAAACATTGGAGCGGAGTATGCGATTGTCGGACACAGCGAAAGAAGAAAATATTTTGGAGAAAATAATAAGATGATAAATTTGAAAATAAGATCCCTAGTGAAGGAAAGAATGACGGCAATATTTTGTTTTGGAGAAACATTGGAAGAAAGAGGGGCGGGACGAACTAGCCGGATAATTTCCAGTCAGGTTTTGGAAGGTCTTGAGGGGGTAAATCCTTCGGGGCTTGAAAGAATAATTTTTGCTTATGAGCCGGTTTGGGCAGTCGGAACTGATTCAACGCCGACAAGCAATGGAATAATGGAAGTAAAAATTATGATCAGAAAAATATTAGCCGAAAAATATGGGATAAAACATTCCGAGAAGGCAAAGATTTTGTACGGCGGTTCAGTCAAAGAAAAAATATTAAAACAAGTCTGCATCGATCCTGGCATGGACGGAGTTTTGGTTGGGAGAGAAAGTTTAAACCCGCACGAATTTTTGAAAATAGCCGAGATATTGAATAATTTCTAA